One genomic region from Prevotella sp. Rep29 encodes:
- a CDS encoding UDP-2,3-diacylglucosamine diphosphatase — MKNTYFLADAHLGSLATEHPRTQERRLVRFLDNIKEKASAIYLLGDMFDFWHEYRNVVPKGFTRFLGKLSELTDMGVEVHYFIGNHDIWAYDYLEKECGVIIHRKPLTTEINGKVFFLAHGDGLGDPDTKFKILRRIFHNPLCQFLFRTIHPRWGMAFGLKWAKHSRMKRPDGKEPTYLGEDKECLVRFSKSYMQEHADIDYFIYGHRHIELDLRLSKKTRMLILGDWIWQFTYAVFDGEHLFLEEYVEGESKL; from the coding sequence ATGAAGAATACATATTTCCTTGCCGATGCCCACTTAGGGTCACTTGCCACCGAACATCCGCGGACACAGGAGCGGAGACTGGTGCGGTTCCTTGACAACATCAAGGAGAAAGCATCTGCCATCTATCTGCTGGGCGACATGTTCGACTTCTGGCACGAATACCGCAACGTTGTGCCGAAAGGCTTTACACGGTTTCTCGGGAAACTCTCCGAACTCACCGACATGGGAGTCGAAGTACACTATTTCATAGGCAACCACGACATCTGGGCTTACGACTATTTAGAGAAAGAGTGCGGCGTCATCATCCACCGCAAGCCACTCACAACCGAAATCAACGGCAAAGTGTTCTTCCTCGCCCACGGCGACGGACTCGGCGACCCCGATACGAAGTTCAAGATTCTCCGTCGCATCTTCCACAATCCCCTGTGCCAGTTCCTCTTCCGTACCATTCACCCCAGATGGGGCATGGCGTTCGGACTCAAATGGGCGAAGCACAGTCGCATGAAACGCCCCGACGGGAAAGAGCCCACCTATCTGGGCGAAGACAAGGAATGCCTCGTCAGGTTCAGCAAGTCATACATGCAAGAGCATGCCGATATTGATTATTTTATCTACGGACACCGCCACATCGAACTCGACCTGAGGCTCTCCAAAAAGACACGGATGCTTATCCTCGGCGACTGGATATGGCAGTTCACCTACGCCGTCT